In Clostridium sp. DL-VIII, the following proteins share a genomic window:
- a CDS encoding DUF434 domain-containing protein, which yields MAQIVKRGYVHSDEIEFNNKNMMLLKQAQVDICYLLNHGYKLDKTVEFIGNHFLFSARQRLALKRVISSNEDLNRRKKHELIDGYDGSTVHIDGLNIIITLEVALSNSTLLKCMDGTLRDLAGLRGTYKLIDKTDTAIELIGSKLSEMKIKKAVFYLDSPVSNTGRLKLRILELLDTYNFDVDVLLVPNADVILSKLDHVITSDGIILNDCNSWINLAYEIINKNLPHTHYIDFQISYT from the coding sequence ATGGCACAAATAGTAAAAAGAGGTTATGTCCATTCAGATGAAATTGAATTCAACAATAAGAATATGATGTTATTAAAACAAGCTCAAGTTGACATCTGCTACTTATTAAATCATGGCTACAAGCTTGATAAAACCGTTGAATTTATAGGAAACCATTTTTTATTTTCAGCAAGACAAAGATTGGCATTAAAGAGAGTTATATCATCAAATGAAGATCTTAACAGGCGTAAGAAGCATGAACTAATAGATGGCTATGATGGCAGCACAGTTCATATTGATGGGTTAAACATAATTATTACACTGGAGGTAGCTCTGTCAAATTCCACTCTACTTAAATGTATGGATGGAACTTTACGTGATTTAGCTGGGCTTCGTGGGACATATAAATTAATTGACAAAACAGACACTGCAATAGAACTAATTGGCTCAAAACTTAGTGAAATGAAAATTAAAAAAGCAGTCTTTTATTTGGATTCCCCTGTATCCAATACAGGAAGATTAAAATTAAGAATATTAGAGCTTTTAGATACATATAATTTTGATGTTGATGTTCTTTTAGTACCAAATGCAGATGTTATTTTAAGCAAACTCGATCATGTTATAACTAGTGATGGAATCATCCTAAACGACTGCAACAGCTGGATTAATCTTGCATATGAAATTATAAATAAAAATTTACCTCATACCCATTATATAGATTTTCAGATTTCCTACACGTAA
- a CDS encoding metallophosphoesterase family protein, which yields MKIAVLSDIHGNGIALNCVISDMKNQNINKAIILGDLVMKGPMPSEVMKELKKLDILAWIKGNTDEWLKEINEAFKPITHREKELYEYYKYAETRLIEEDIEFINKMPVRYSIIINDLKILCVHGTPQSIVEAIDGSVPIEEIKEIIKDVKEDVILCGHSHCSFIGDVEGKKIFNVGSIGIPLDKDNRASYGILDFSNEDVKLINRRVNYSIDEVIAIAKKNKFPYLRQYENMLRSAAVD from the coding sequence ATGAAAATTGCAGTTTTATCAGATATACATGGAAATGGTATTGCTTTAAATTGTGTTATAAGTGATATGAAAAACCAGAATATAAATAAAGCAATTATTCTTGGAGACCTTGTGATGAAGGGGCCAATGCCTAGTGAGGTCATGAAAGAATTGAAGAAGCTTGATATCTTGGCTTGGATTAAAGGAAATACTGATGAATGGTTGAAAGAGATAAATGAAGCTTTTAAACCTATAACTCATAGAGAAAAGGAACTATATGAATATTATAAATATGCAGAGACAAGGTTGATTGAAGAAGACATAGAATTTATTAATAAGATGCCGGTAAGATATTCTATAATTATTAATGACTTGAAGATACTATGTGTTCATGGCACTCCGCAATCTATAGTTGAAGCAATTGATGGTAGTGTGCCTATAGAAGAAATTAAGGAGATAATTAAAGATGTTAAAGAAGATGTTATATTATGTGGACACTCTCATTGCTCATTTATAGGGGATGTGGAAGGGAAAAAGATTTTTAATGTAGGAAGTATAGGCATTCCGCTCGATAAAGATAACAGAGCATCTTATGGAATATTAGATTTTTCTAATGAAGATGTGAAACTAATAAATAGGAGAGTAAACTACTCAATTGATGAAGTCATAGCCATAGCTAAGAAAAATAAATTTCCTTATTTACGTCAGTATGAAAATATGTTAAGAAGTGCAGCAGTTGATTAA
- the ilvD gene encoding dihydroxy-acid dehydratase has protein sequence MKSDVIKKGSKSAPHRSLLSALGLTKEEIERPLIGIVSSQNDIVPGHMNLDKIVEAVKMGVSMAGGTPIVFPAIAVCDGIAMGHEGMKYSLVTRDLIADSTEAMAMAHAFDALVMVPNCDKNVPGLLMAAARVNVPTIFVSGGPMLAGKVDGCKTSLSSMFEAVGAYNAGKITEEKLEEYENNVCPTCGSCSGMYTANSMNCLTEVLGMGLQGNGTIPAVYSDRIKLAKHAGMKIMELLEKNIRPRDIMTKDAFINSLTMDMALGCSTNSMLHLPAIAHEVGFDLNVDIANEISAKTPNLCHLAPAGHTYIEDLNAAGGIYAVMNEISKLGLLKTDLITCTGQTIAENIKGCINKNPEVIRPAENPYSTTGGIAVLKGNLAPDSCVVKRSAVVPEMLKHEGPAKVFDCEEDALDAINSGKIVDGDVVVIRYEGPKGGPGMREMLNPTSAIMGRGLGSTVALITDGRFSGASRGASIGHVSPEAAVGGNIALVEDGDIIQIDINANTINFVVSDEELARRRANWKPRQPKITTGYLARYAALVTSGNKGAILDIPRFN, from the coding sequence ATGAAAAGTGATGTAATAAAAAAAGGATCTAAAAGTGCACCACATCGTTCGTTATTAAGTGCACTAGGTTTAACAAAGGAAGAAATAGAAAGACCTTTAATAGGTATTGTGAGTTCACAAAATGATATCGTACCAGGTCATATGAATCTAGATAAAATAGTTGAAGCTGTTAAGATGGGTGTATCAATGGCTGGCGGTACTCCTATAGTATTCCCGGCAATTGCTGTATGTGATGGAATTGCAATGGGACATGAAGGTATGAAATATTCATTAGTAACAAGAGACCTGATTGCAGATTCTACAGAAGCAATGGCAATGGCTCATGCTTTTGATGCATTAGTAATGGTTCCTAATTGCGATAAAAATGTCCCTGGGCTTTTAATGGCAGCTGCAAGAGTTAATGTTCCTACTATCTTTGTAAGTGGTGGGCCTATGCTTGCAGGAAAAGTCGACGGATGTAAGACAAGCCTTTCCAGCATGTTTGAAGCTGTTGGTGCTTATAATGCTGGAAAAATTACAGAAGAAAAATTAGAGGAATACGAAAACAACGTATGTCCTACTTGTGGTTCTTGCTCTGGAATGTATACAGCAAATAGCATGAATTGCTTGACAGAAGTTCTTGGAATGGGACTTCAAGGAAACGGAACTATCCCAGCAGTTTATTCTGACAGGATTAAACTTGCTAAACATGCTGGTATGAAGATTATGGAATTACTCGAAAAGAACATAAGACCAAGAGATATCATGACAAAAGATGCATTTATAAATTCTCTAACTATGGACATGGCTCTTGGATGCAGTACAAATAGTATGCTGCATTTACCTGCAATTGCACATGAAGTTGGTTTCGATTTAAATGTTGATATAGCAAATGAAATCAGTGCAAAAACCCCAAACCTTTGTCATCTTGCTCCTGCTGGACATACTTATATTGAAGATTTAAATGCAGCTGGTGGAATTTATGCAGTTATGAATGAAATAAGCAAATTAGGTTTGTTGAAGACTGACTTAATAACATGCACAGGACAAACTATTGCTGAAAATATAAAAGGTTGCATAAACAAAAATCCTGAAGTTATAAGACCAGCTGAAAATCCATATAGTACAACAGGTGGAATCGCTGTTCTTAAAGGTAATCTTGCTCCAGATTCTTGTGTAGTAAAACGTTCTGCAGTTGTACCTGAAATGTTAAAGCATGAAGGTCCTGCAAAAGTATTTGATTGTGAAGAAGATGCACTTGATGCAATAAACTCTGGTAAAATTGTTGATGGAGATGTTGTTGTTATAAGATATGAAGGTCCAAAAGGCGGCCCTGGTATGAGAGAAATGCTTAATCCAACATCTGCAATTATGGGAAGAGGTCTCGGTAGTACTGTTGCCCTTATAACTGATGGACGCTTTAGCGGCGCAAGCAGAGGTGCTTCAATTGGCCACGTTTCTCCTGAGGCTGCTGTAGGTGGTAATATTGCATTAGTTGAAGATGGTGATATTATTCAAATAGATATAAATGCTAATACAATAAATTTTGTAGTTAGCGATGAAGAATTAGCAAGAAGAAGAGCAAATTGGAAACCAAGACAGCCTAAAATTACAACAGGTTACTTAGCAAGATATGCTGCTCTAGTAACATCAGGTAATAAAGGTGCTATCTTAGATATCCCAAGATTTAATTAA
- a CDS encoding zinc-dependent alcohol dehydrogenase: MKAVTFQGIKNVKVKEVPDPKIQKPDDIIVKLTSTAICGSDLHLIHDMIPNLPQGYIIGHEPMGIVEEVGREVTNLKKGDRVIVPFNVSCGECFYCKHDLTCMCDNSNPNGEGGGFFGYSDTFGGYPGGQAEYMRVPYANFTPFKIPEDSEVSDEKLLLMSDAMATAYWSVENAGVTKGNTVIVLGCGPIGLIAQKFCWLSGAERVIAVDYIDYRLEHARRYNKVETVNFEAHENVGEYLKEITHGGADVVIDCVGMDGKMTPMEFVGSGLKLQSGSLGGFVIATQAVRKGGMIQVTGVYGGRYNAFPLGDIFNRNINIRTGQAPVIPYMPTLYKLLADKKVDPSDIITHKLPLDQAEHGYEVFDTKTEDCIKVILKP; the protein is encoded by the coding sequence ATGAAAGCTGTAACATTTCAAGGTATAAAAAATGTAAAGGTTAAAGAAGTCCCAGATCCTAAGATTCAAAAACCTGATGATATTATTGTTAAGCTTACTAGTACAGCAATATGCGGTTCAGATTTGCATTTAATTCATGATATGATTCCTAATTTACCTCAAGGTTATATTATAGGACACGAGCCTATGGGAATTGTTGAAGAAGTAGGCAGAGAAGTGACGAATTTAAAGAAAGGTGATAGAGTTATTGTTCCTTTCAATGTAAGCTGTGGAGAATGTTTTTATTGTAAGCATGATTTAACATGTATGTGTGATAACTCAAATCCTAATGGAGAAGGTGGCGGATTCTTCGGATATTCAGACACTTTTGGTGGATATCCTGGAGGTCAGGCGGAATATATGCGGGTTCCATATGCGAATTTTACTCCTTTTAAGATTCCAGAGGATTCTGAAGTAAGTGATGAAAAGCTTCTATTAATGTCGGATGCTATGGCTACTGCTTATTGGAGTGTTGAAAATGCAGGTGTTACTAAAGGAAATACTGTTATTGTACTCGGATGCGGTCCTATAGGATTAATAGCACAAAAGTTTTGTTGGTTAAGTGGTGCGGAAAGAGTAATAGCAGTAGATTACATAGATTATCGTTTAGAACATGCCAGAAGATACAATAAAGTCGAAACAGTAAACTTTGAAGCTCATGAAAATGTAGGTGAGTATTTGAAGGAAATTACTCATGGTGGAGCAGATGTAGTAATAGATTGTGTTGGAATGGATGGGAAAATGACGCCGATGGAATTTGTAGGTTCTGGATTGAAACTGCAAAGTGGATCTCTTGGAGGTTTTGTTATAGCTACACAAGCGGTACGAAAAGGTGGAATGATCCAAGTAACAGGAGTTTATGGAGGAAGATACAATGCCTTTCCTTTAGGAGATATATTTAATCGAAATATTAACATAAGAACAGGGCAAGCTCCAGTAATTCCGTATATGCCAACACTGTATAAGTTACTTGCTGACAAAAAGGTCGATCCAAGTGATATTATTACGCATAAATTGCCGTTAGATCAAGCAGAGCATGGGTATGAGGTTTTCGATACAAAAACAGAGGACTGCATTAAAGTTATTTTAAAACCATAA
- a CDS encoding spore coat protein encodes MNGLIETLTGMDKMTDQVIATDFLITAKSSVQNYAIAITETTSKEVREVLKGQLKDAIATHEKISNYMSEKDYYNAYDMEKQFKVDMKTTDTALNLMKNIM; translated from the coding sequence ATGAATGGATTAATAGAAACTCTTACAGGCATGGATAAGATGACAGATCAAGTTATTGCTACTGATTTTTTAATAACTGCCAAAAGCAGCGTTCAAAATTATGCAATTGCAATAACTGAAACTACGTCTAAAGAAGTAAGGGAAGTATTAAAAGGACAATTAAAAGACGCTATTGCTACTCATGAGAAAATATCAAACTATATGAGTGAAAAAGATTATTATAATGCTTATGATATGGAGAAGCAATTTAAGGTAGATATGAAAACAACAGATACGGCATTGAATCTTATGAAAAATATTATGTGA
- a CDS encoding Nramp family divalent metal transporter, with translation MRRRVKDKFNNKLINKDFLKYIGPGILVTVGFIDPGNWVSNIAAGSSYGYNLLWIVTLSTIMLIILQHNAAHLGIVTGLCISEAINVNINKTFGRIITITAILAAISTAMAEILGSAIALRMLFNIPLKLGASISTLVIIIMLFSNSYKKIEKVIIGFVSIIGISFIFETFLVNINWGEAVKSAFVPNIPSNSLPVIMSVLGAVVMPHNLFLHSEVIQSRKWNLKEKSILERQLKYEFMDTMLSMIIGFIINSAMILVAVTFYKNNIAVNELEQAQIMLKPLLGNMASLIFSIALLFAGLASCVTAGMAGGSIFAGLFGEEYNINNKNSKIGVLITILAALIIIFFISDPFQGLLYSQMLLSIQLPITIFTQIYLTSSKKVMGQYKNTTIEAITLWIIGGIVTAFNIMLLINSLI, from the coding sequence ATGAGAAGAAGGGTCAAAGATAAATTTAATAATAAGTTAATCAATAAAGATTTTTTAAAGTATATAGGACCAGGAATATTGGTTACAGTAGGATTTATTGATCCTGGAAATTGGGTATCCAATATTGCAGCTGGATCAAGCTATGGATATAATTTGCTTTGGATTGTAACTTTGTCAACAATTATGCTTATAATATTACAGCATAATGCAGCTCATTTAGGAATAGTAACAGGACTTTGTATTTCTGAAGCAATTAATGTCAATATAAACAAAACTTTTGGAAGAATAATTACAATTACAGCAATTCTAGCGGCTATAAGTACTGCAATGGCAGAAATCCTAGGCTCAGCTATAGCACTAAGAATGTTATTTAATATCCCTTTAAAACTAGGAGCTTCAATTTCAACATTAGTAATAATAATAATGTTATTTTCAAATTCATATAAAAAGATAGAAAAAGTGATTATAGGCTTTGTATCAATAATAGGTATATCATTTATTTTTGAAACTTTTTTAGTAAATATAAATTGGGGAGAGGCGGTAAAAAGTGCTTTTGTACCAAACATTCCTTCGAATTCATTGCCAGTTATAATGAGTGTTTTAGGAGCTGTTGTAATGCCTCATAATTTATTTTTACATTCTGAAGTAATTCAAAGCAGGAAATGGAACTTAAAGGAGAAATCTATATTAGAACGCCAATTAAAATATGAATTTATGGATACTATGTTATCTATGATAATTGGATTTATCATAAATAGTGCTATGATCTTAGTAGCAGTAACTTTTTATAAAAATAATATAGCAGTAAATGAACTTGAGCAGGCACAGATTATGTTAAAACCATTACTAGGAAACATGGCTTCGCTCATTTTTTCAATAGCATTACTGTTTGCAGGCTTGGCTTCTTGTGTTACTGCAGGAATGGCAGGAGGATCAATTTTTGCTGGATTATTTGGAGAAGAATATAATATAAATAATAAGAATAGTAAAATAGGAGTATTAATAACTATATTAGCAGCTTTGATAATAATATTTTTTATTAGCGATCCATTTCAAGGGCTTTTGTACTCTCAAATGCTGCTAAGCATACAGTTACCAATAACTATTTTTACACAAATATATTTAACTTCATCAAAAAAAGTAATGGGACAATATAAAAATACGACTATAGAAGCCATTACATTATGGATTATTGGCGGAATAGTTACAGCCTTTAATATAATGTTACTAATAAATTCACTAATATGA
- a CDS encoding IS91 family transposase translates to MMVTEGGKGKLTTWRNFKYFSYEALRKRWQKILLDEIIKREGNKDSFRRLKNKIYKNNKDGFYVHAKNEIKSAKIAAKYIGRYVGRPAIAESRIIAYDGESVTFKYKRHEDNKEIIEKVPVFEFIKKVIIHIPDKNFKMVRYFGLYSRRCKDKDQFIKMIDKKIIQIKKSIEKWEYRILASFGVDPCKCSKCGGKMRFNDIVYPRYGSMREYFKDKFISEGKEKLENILEIYAIAKGVLYGKIKPTTT, encoded by the coding sequence ATGATGGTTACAGAAGGTGGAAAGGGTAAGCTAACTACCTGGAGAAATTTTAAATATTTTTCGTATGAAGCATTAAGAAAGAGATGGCAAAAAATATTATTAGATGAAATAATAAAAAGAGAAGGAAATAAAGATAGTTTTAGACGATTAAAGAACAAAATATATAAAAATAATAAAGATGGATTTTATGTTCATGCTAAAAATGAAATAAAATCAGCAAAGATAGCTGCAAAATATATTGGAAGATATGTTGGACGACCTGCGATAGCAGAATCAAGAATAATTGCGTATGATGGTGAAAGTGTAACATTTAAATATAAAAGACATGAAGACAATAAAGAAATAATAGAGAAAGTGCCAGTCTTTGAGTTTATAAAAAAAGTTATAATACATATACCAGACAAGAATTTTAAAATGGTGAGATATTTTGGACTGTATTCGAGGAGATGTAAGGATAAAGATCAATTTATCAAGATGATAGATAAGAAAATAATACAAATTAAGAAATCAATAGAAAAGTGGGAATATCGAATTCTTGCGTCTTTTGGGGTAGATCCATGCAAATGTTCTAAATGTGGTGGTAAGATGAGATTTAATGATATAGTGTATCCACGATACGGCTCGATGCGAGAATATTTTAAAGATAAATTTATAAGTGAAGGGAAAGAAAAATTAGAAAACATCCTGGAAATATATGCAATTGCAAAAGGAGTACTATATGGTAAAATAAAGCCGACAACAACATAG
- a CDS encoding TIGR00266 family protein produces MYSHEIDYKIYGDDMQYVEIELDPMETVIAEAGAMMMMDPNIQMETIFGDGSKQGNNGFMDKIFSAGKRVLTGESLFMTAFTNSGALKEKVFFAAPYPGKILPMDLSRLEGKLICQKDAFLCAAKGVSVGIDFRKKLSVGFFGGEGFILEKLEGDGLAFIHACGAIVERNLMPGETLKIDTGCLVAMTRNVHYDIQFIGGIKNTLFGGEGVFFATVTGPGKVWIQSLPFSRLAERVFAAAPGAGGQRKEEGSVLGMLGNFLDGDN; encoded by the coding sequence ATGTATTCACATGAAATTGACTACAAGATTTATGGAGATGATATGCAATATGTAGAAATTGAACTTGATCCTATGGAAACAGTAATAGCAGAAGCTGGTGCTATGATGATGATGGATCCTAATATACAAATGGAAACGATATTTGGAGATGGATCAAAGCAAGGAAATAATGGTTTTATGGATAAAATTTTTTCTGCGGGCAAAAGAGTACTTACAGGGGAAAGTTTATTTATGACTGCATTTACCAATTCAGGAGCATTGAAAGAAAAGGTATTCTTTGCAGCACCTTATCCAGGGAAAATACTTCCTATGGATTTAAGCCGATTAGAAGGAAAACTAATATGTCAGAAAGATGCCTTTTTATGTGCAGCTAAAGGTGTATCAGTAGGGATAGACTTTAGAAAAAAATTAAGTGTAGGATTCTTTGGTGGTGAAGGATTTATACTTGAAAAATTAGAAGGTGATGGTCTTGCATTTATACATGCATGCGGTGCTATAGTAGAAAGAAATTTAATGCCAGGAGAAACACTTAAAATAGATACGGGATGCTTAGTTGCTATGACTAGAAATGTACATTATGACATACAATTTATTGGCGGAATTAAAAACACTTTATTTGGTGGAGAGGGAGTATTTTTTGCAACAGTAACTGGTCCAGGAAAAGTATGGATTCAAAGCTTACCATTTAGCAGGCTTGCAGAACGTGTCTTTGCAGCAGCACCAGGTGCAGGAGGACAAAGGAAAGAAGAGGGAAGTGTTCTCGGAATGCTTGGCAACTTCTTAGATGGAGATAATTAA
- a CDS encoding D-isomer specific 2-hydroxyacid dehydrogenase family protein: protein MRILAYSHRSDETEFFKEFSNKYNVEVVLTESEPTMETAELAKGFDCISIITTIIDSELVGKFHGLGVKFISTRTIGYDHIDLKKAKELGIHVGNATYSPNSVADYTIMLMLMAIRKARLIMEKSSVQDYSLKGVQGKELPNLTIGVLGTGRIGRTVIKHLSGFECKILAYDIYENEEVKAYAEYVDLNTILKNSDIITLHMPATENNYHMINKESIKLMKEQVYIINTARGSLINTDDLIEAIENKKIGGAALDVIEHEANLYYNNLNGEVLENRDLAILKSFSNVIVTPHTAFYTDQAVSDMVENSIKSCILFMENKENPWEVV, encoded by the coding sequence ATGAGAATTTTAGCATATAGTCATAGGTCAGATGAAACAGAGTTTTTTAAAGAGTTCAGCAATAAATATAATGTTGAAGTTGTGCTGACAGAAAGTGAACCAACTATGGAAACTGCAGAACTTGCAAAAGGATTTGACTGCATCAGCATTATTACAACTATAATAGATTCAGAATTAGTTGGAAAATTTCATGGGCTTGGAGTTAAATTTATTTCTACAAGAACTATTGGATATGATCATATAGATTTGAAAAAAGCTAAGGAGCTTGGAATTCATGTGGGAAACGCAACATATTCACCTAATAGTGTTGCAGATTATACTATTATGTTAATGCTCATGGCAATTAGAAAAGCCAGACTTATTATGGAAAAGAGCAGTGTTCAGGATTATTCTTTAAAAGGCGTTCAGGGAAAAGAATTACCTAACTTAACAATAGGAGTATTAGGTACAGGAAGGATTGGACGTACAGTGATTAAGCATTTGAGTGGGTTTGAGTGTAAAATATTAGCTTATGATATATATGAAAATGAAGAAGTAAAAGCCTATGCAGAATATGTGGATCTAAATACAATACTAAAAAACAGTGATATTATTACATTGCATATGCCTGCCACAGAAAATAATTACCATATGATTAATAAAGAGTCCATTAAGCTTATGAAGGAGCAGGTTTATATTATAAACACTGCAAGGGGAAGCTTAATTAATACTGATGATTTGATTGAAGCAATTGAAAATAAAAAAATAGGTGGTGCAGCTTTAGATGTAATAGAGCATGAAGCTAATTTATATTATAATAATTTAAATGGTGAAGTACTAGAAAACAGGGATTTAGCGATACTTAAATCTTTTTCGAATGTAATTGTAACACCACATACAGCTTTTTATACAGATCAAGCAGTAAGCGATATGGTTGAAAACTCAATAAAGAGCTGCATTTTATTTATGGAGAATAAGGAAAATCCATGGGAAGTGGTTTAA
- a CDS encoding FadR/GntR family transcriptional regulator, with protein MSKKEKSLAESIADDILAMITIDKRFTANDKLPNENELSSELQISRTTLREAIRILVAHKVLEIRRGKGTFVTANQDLNENFGLEDLSTEKLNIRDLYEMRLIFEPQTAYYAAKRATDKELERILYYGKLEEEKILNNEDRTEIEQAFHKSIAKATHNEFMNKLMPILYKAIDKGVILSDANKSIIEATFNDHHTIMEFLENRDAEGAKTAMKLHIIRAMRGLGIYSE; from the coding sequence ATGTCAAAGAAAGAAAAAAGCTTAGCTGAAAGTATTGCTGATGACATTCTTGCCATGATTACTATAGATAAAAGATTTACTGCTAACGACAAACTACCAAATGAAAATGAACTTTCCTCTGAACTACAAATAAGCAGAACCACATTGCGTGAAGCCATCCGCATTTTGGTTGCTCACAAAGTTCTTGAAATTAGACGAGGAAAAGGTACTTTTGTAACAGCTAATCAAGACCTCAATGAAAACTTTGGATTAGAAGATCTTTCAACTGAAAAATTAAATATAAGAGATCTGTACGAAATGAGATTAATCTTTGAGCCTCAAACTGCATATTATGCTGCTAAACGTGCTACAGATAAAGAGCTGGAAAGAATACTTTATTATGGGAAATTAGAAGAAGAGAAAATACTAAACAATGAAGACCGTACTGAGATTGAACAAGCTTTTCATAAATCTATTGCAAAGGCAACTCATAATGAGTTTATGAATAAGTTAATGCCTATACTCTATAAAGCTATAGATAAAGGAGTTATTTTGTCTGATGCTAATAAATCAATAATTGAAGCTACTTTTAATGATCATCATACAATAATGGAATTTTTAGAAAATCGTGATGCTGAAGGCGCAAAAACTGCAATGAAACTCCATATTATTCGCGCTATGAGAGGTTTAGGTATCTATAGTGAATAA
- a CDS encoding spore coat protein, with product MNEQVIAPNETMQLHEILTFKNTCLTKLLTTSPLISDDELKSILQDEAKVSQKHIEELRELMKKSNIASSEDKDY from the coding sequence ATGAATGAACAAGTTATTGCACCAAATGAGACTATGCAATTACATGAAATATTAACATTTAAGAATACATGTCTAACTAAATTGCTTACTACATCACCATTAATTTCTGATGATGAATTAAAATCAATATTACAGGATGAAGCAAAAGTATCGCAAAAGCACATTGAGGAATTAAGGGAGCTTATGAAAAAATCTAATATTGCCTCTTCAGAAGATAAGGATTATTAA
- a CDS encoding transposase zinc-binding domain-containing protein — translation MIKSKLRRILEENWNEFYKRYKNRIRPSVIAEVKKVMKCKDISNGYIELKCKECGEIKKVGFTCKSRFCTSCGKVYVDNWVNGMLGKLINVKHRHMVFTIPEELRNYFGRERDRLKLLPQCAAKAVTSWMYKQNKKKNLYLEL, via the coding sequence ATGATTAAGAGTAAATTAAGAAGAATATTAGAGGAAAATTGGAATGAATTTTATAAAAGATATAAAAACAGAATTAGACCTAGTGTTATTGCAGAAGTAAAAAAAGTTATGAAATGCAAGGATATAAGTAATGGTTATATTGAATTAAAATGTAAGGAATGTGGCGAAATAAAGAAAGTTGGGTTCACTTGTAAAAGTAGATTTTGTACATCATGTGGAAAGGTTTATGTTGATAATTGGGTTAATGGAATGCTGGGAAAATTAATAAATGTAAAGCATAGACATATGGTATTTACAATACCAGAGGAACTTAGAAATTACTTCGGAAGAGAAAGAGATAGGCTGAAGTTACTTCCGCAATGTGCAGCTAAAGCTGTTACGAGTTGGATGTATAAGCAAAATAAAAAGAAGAATTTATACCTGGAATTATAG